One window of Chionomys nivalis chromosome 18, mChiNiv1.1, whole genome shotgun sequence genomic DNA carries:
- the Selenbp1 gene encoding methanethiol oxidase, producing MATKCGKCGPGYATPLEAMKGPREEIVYVPCIYRNTGIEAPDYLATVDVDPKSPHYSQVIHRLPMPYLKDELHHSGWNTCSSCFGDSTKARTKLMLPSLISSRVYVVDVGSDPRAPKLHKVIEPSEIHSKCNVGNLHTSHCLASGEVMISTLGDPQGNAKGGFVLLDGETFEVKGTWEKPGGAAPMGYDFWYQPRHNVMISSEWAAPNVFKDGFNPAHVEAGLYGSHLHVWDWQRREVVQTLKMKDGLIPLEVRFLHDPDAAQGFVGCTLSSNIQRFYKNEGGTWSVEKVIQVPSKKVKGWLLPEMPGLITDILLSLDDRFLYFSNWLHGDIRQYDISNPQKPRLAGQIFLGGSIVKGGPVEVLEDQELKCQPEPLVVKGKRIPGGPQMIQLSLDGKRLYVTSSLYSAWDKQFYPDLIREGSVMLQIDVDTVNGGLKLNPNFLVDFGKEPLGPALAHELRYPGGDCSSDIWI from the exons ATGG CCACAAAATGCGGAAAGTGCGGCCCAGGCTACGCTACCCCTCTCGAGGCCATGAAAG GACCCCGGGAGGAGATTGTCTATGTGCCCTGTATTTACCGAAACACAGGCATCGAGGCCCCAGATTATTTGGCCACTGTGGATGTTGACCCAAAGTCTCCCCATTATAGTCAG GTCATCCACAGGCTGCCCATGCCCTACCTGAAGGATGAGCTGCACCACTCGGGATGGAACACTTGCAGTAGCTGCTTTGGGGACAGCACCAAGGCACGCACCAAGCTCATGCTGCCCAGTCTCATCTCCTCCCGCGTCTACGTGGTGGACGTGGGCTCTGACCCTCGTGCCCCGAAGTTGCACAAG GTCATTGAACCCAGTGAAATCCACTCCAAGTGCAACGTGGGCAATCTGCACACCAGCCACTGCCTGGCCAGTGGAGAGGTGATGATCAGCACCTTGGGGGACCCCCAGGGTAATGCTAAAG GGGGTTTTGTGCTGCTTGATGGGGAGACCTTCGAGGTGAAAGGCACGTGGGAGAAGCCTGGAGGGGCTGCTCCTATGGGTTATGACTTCTGGTACCAACCACGACACAACGTCATGATCAGCTCTGAGTGGGCAGCTCCCAACGTCTTCAAAGATGGTTTTAACCCTGCTCACGTGGAGGCCG GGTTGTATGGGAGCCACTTACATGTGTGGGACTGGCAGCGTCGTGAGGTTGTCCAGACCCTAAAAATGAAGGATGGGCTCATCCCCCTGGAGGTCCGCTTCCTGCATGACCCGGATGCCGCCCAGGGCTTTGTAGGCtgcactctcagctccaacaTCCAGCGCTTCTACAAGAATGAG GGAGGCACCTGGTCCGTGGAGAAGGTGATCCAGGTGCCCTCCAAGAAAGTGAAGGGCTGGCTGCTGCCCGAAATGCCAG GTTTGATCACCGACATCCTGCTGTCCCTGGATGACCGCTTCCTCTACTTCAGCAACTGGCTGCACGGGGACATTCGACAGTATGACATCTCCAACCCACAGAAGCCCCGCCTTGCTGGGCAG ATCTTCCTTGGGGGCAGCATTGTTAAAGGAGGCCCTGTGGAGGTGCTGGAGGACCAAGAGTTAAAGTGTCAGCCGGAGCCCCTAGTGGTCAAG GGAAAACGCATTCCTGGAGGCCCTCAGATGATCCAGCTCAGCTTGGATGGGAAGCGTCTTTACGTCACCTCGTCGCTGTACAGCGCCTGGGACAAGCAGTTTTACCCTGACCTTATCAG GGAAGGCTCCGTGATGCTGCAGATTGATGTAGACACTGTAAATGGAGGGCTCAAGTTGAACCCCAACTTTCTGGTGGACTTCGGGAAGGAGCCCCTTGGTCCAGCACTGGCTCATGAGCTTCGGTACCCAGGGGGTGACTGCAGTTCTGACATCTGGATCTGA